Proteins encoded in a region of the Campylobacter sp. RM16189 genome:
- a CDS encoding transposase: MTKDELISSEGLLRQLTSRFYERVLEAEMDEHLGYRKHDNAGDNSGNSRNGYTDKTVIMDDNSTTNIHVPRDRNSTFEPIIIPKHEKRSPLFNDQIISMYSYGMSCRDIQRHLQEVYGVNVS; the protein is encoded by the coding sequence ATGACAAAAGACGAACTTATCAGCAGTGAAGGGCTTTTGAGACAGCTTACGAGTAGGTTCTATGAGCGTGTGTTGGAAGCCGAAATGGATGAGCATCTTGGTTACAGAAAACACGACAATGCAGGGGATAATTCGGGTAACAGCCGTAACGGTTATACCGACAAGACTGTAATTATGGACGACAACAGTACTACCAATATACATGTACCGAGAGATAGAAACAGTACCTTTGAACCCATCATTATTCCGAAGCATGAGAAACGAAGTCCCTTGTTCAACGATCAGATCATTTCGATGTATTCATACGGTATGAGTTGCCGTGACATTCAGCGGCACTTACAGGAAGTTTATGGTGTAAATGTTTCAG